The sequence tgtttaatagaagaacttggacaaatagtcaaatagttatatttatgttttttttttaatataaaatagaaattttacattatggagataagccgttttttttagtgaaaaatggtaatcttacatatgtttaatgtagtttttccatttttttatgttgtatgtttacattttattgctatttttaaatgtaaaatggtaatcttacatatgtttaatgcagtatttccattttttatgttgtatgtttacatattatttattattttcgaaattatatataatgtttttttatacaaaatagtaatgttacattatggagataaaccgtctttttttagtgaaaaatggtaatcttacatatgtttaatgtagtttttccatttttatgttgtatgtttacatattatttttttaaaaataaaaatgtaaaatggtaatattacattatggaattaaaccgtcttttttttttaaatgaaaaatagtaattttacatatgttcaatatagtttttccattttttatgctctatgtttcatattatttataatttttaaaaattagtaatattaaaatgtaaaactatattttatgccacgtgtcatctttcgggagaattttttttcgctgatgtggacgctctatggagcttcaaaaggtcccaagatatatttttaaatcttaatgtaattttccattttttaaattgggtatttacttatattatatatttacttttttttttatattgtgtatttctatttcttatactttctatttactaataattttatattttaagatagatttacattttaagatagatgtttaaatactaatgtactttttccatttttttaaattgtgtatttccttttcttatactttctatttgcatatctatattttacattttatgatagatgtttaaatcgtaatatactttttccattgtttttaagttgtgtatttctttttcttatactttctatttacttaatatctatattttacattttaagatagatgtttaatatttaatgtactctttccattttttaaaaattgtgcatttacttattattgtatatataattagtatatttataatatttaattattatttatttttcaatatattgagtatttctctttcttatactttatatttagttaatatctatattttatattttaagatagatgtttaaatctcaatgtatttttccatttttaatgtaaaacggcaatgtttaatagaagaacttggacaaatagtcaaatagttatatttatgtttttttttaatataaaatagaaattttacattatggagataagccgttttttttagtgaaaaatggtaatcttacatatgtttaatgtagtttttccatttttttatgttgtatgtttacattttattgctatttttaaatgtaaaatggtaatcttacatatgtttaatgcagtatttccattttttatgttgtatgtttacatattatttattattttcgaaattatatataatgtttttttatacaaaatagtaatgttacattatggagataaaccgtctttttttagtgaaaaatggtaatcttacatatgtttaatgtagtttttccatttttatgttgtatgtttacatattatttttttaaaaaataaaaatgtaaaatggtaatattacattatggaattaagccgtctttttttttaaatgaaaaatagtaattttacatatgttcaatatagtttttccattttttatgctctatgtttcatattatttataatttttaaaaattagtaatattaaaatgtaaaactatattttatgccacgtgtcatctttcgggagaattttttttcgctgatgtggacgctctatggagcttcaaaaggtcccttttattagtaaggattttccattttttatgctctatgtttcatattatttataatttttaaaaattagtaatattaaaatgtaaaactatattttatgccacgtgtcatctttcgggagaattttttttcgctgatgtggacgctctatggagcttcaaaaggtcccttttattagtaatatatgccacgtgtcatctttcgggagaattttttttcgctgatgtggacgctctatggagcttcaaaaggtcccttttattagtaaggattcaTTAACAATGTCATCAATACAAAATACGTTTAAAAAGGACGATAGATATGTTATTTATTTCATATCGGTGAGCAGCACGAGCAAAGTGCGTGTTTGAGTGTGCCAAAGACAAAAAGTTTACAGAGaaacagaagaagagaaaagCGTTATGGGGATGGTGAGAGGTCAGGTGGctttatatagtttatataattccCACTTCACTTTTGAAGACATTAAAGATACTGAGAGATTGTAGGCTCCATATTAACGtaccaaaataatattttaaaatgatattgtCGTTGTCTTGCATTATCTTGATTCAGAATGGATAATGGAACCAACTGTTTTTATTTGCTCATAATTATTTGGATGCAATAGGGCGTGAAAAAACAGACACAAATTCATTGTTCATTAAAACAATCTCTCAAAATTTCATTACAGAAAGAGCAACACACTTGCTTTATCTTGGATAGAATGATAGTAATGCAAGTGGTGTTACGTTGTTGTTCCTTCCACGCATGAAACTTTACTCTTACACCCTTCACTACTGATCCACTCCAACACCGATGAACAATCCTCTCGTCCTACGAAATGCCTTCACAAAACAGATTCCACAAACCATAAACAAtcagaacaaaaaaagaagtgCCTAATCAAGTGTTTTGATCTCTGTACCTGTTTCTGGGACGGTAACCCTTTAGTGCATTAGCTTCTCGAGAGTTTCTCAAGTCTTTGTTCATCCTGAGAGAGTCTGGCACCACCAGCAGCGTCTCTCCTTCCTTCTCATATGCATCATAAATGAACTCAAGTATTGTATCCTACAAGGAGGCCAAAAGGATATTATCACCAGCAAAACCAATACTAACATAAAGAGAGATTGAATAGAACCAgacacatgtatatatatatataccagaggTCTAGAAGCATTGAGCCAGTGGTACATAGGCTCACACCTGAACCATGTCATTTGCCTTTTTGCAAAGTTCCTGCCCATCAATCAAGCAAAGATATGAATGCCTGTGCAGAAGAAGCTTATATGTAACACTAGATATTTTCAAGTCTATGCAGAGGAAAATCAACCTGGATGCTTGCtgaaatttgtttaaaaaccCATAGAATTCTCCAGGGGAGCTTACACCTCTTTGTCTACGGCATTTTGATAGATATTCCATTGCCTGAAAACAAATGATATGATAAACTCATCAAGGAAAACATTTTTTCACaatcaaataaagaaaataaagagtTTTTACCTGTCTGTAACCAATGGCACGAGTTGCGGAACTTGTGTTTGGAAGAAGACCAAGATCAAGAAGCCATCTAGCTTCTGTCAACACTCCATTGGCACCTGATGTTGAGAGACAATAAACATCAAACGCAAAAAAATGAATTCTGAAGAGTTATTAATTACTATTATTAAGGAGCTGCACTTGTTTTACCTGAAAGCATGTCTTCACATCTGAAATCAATAGACCTGTATAGATCAACACGTGGGCTTGACAGGAAAAAACAAAGGAAGTCATAGTCCAAATCTGTCTCTATGTTTTGGATAGAGATATCAGCAGATGAACCATTCTCATCAAAGTCGTTGTTGGCATCATGAGAATTCAAATTTTCTCGAAAGGAATCGTATGGAACGCGAAAAGAAGACGGAGGAGATCCAGTTGACTGCCATGGAAACAAAAACATACAAGTTATAAAAGCATAGACAGTCTATTCTACACTTTACCAAGATTAAAATGCATAGTCCATAAGAAAATAATGACAGTTCTCCATCCTATCAAGCAAGACAATCTATAGCATGGTTCAAAAAAAATCGGTTTAAGATCCATAAATTTAATCCTAAGCCGAAACGATTTTCATAAAATCCGATTTATATGATTCAAATCAGTTTAAACTCTTTTAAATCGGTTAAATTAACCAATAATGTTAGTACAACTCTATAAATTTGTctagtttcttttgttttgtatatctaattttgatattcatcaaaataattgtttggttaaagccaaaaactaaaatattttatagccTACGCCCTGAATAATCTGCCTAAATAACAGTTGAAGCTGAGAATTGTCAAACCTTGAGTATCTCAAGGCTACGCCGTAGTCTGTACCAATCATTACGAGGTAAAGAAGAGGCTTTTTGATCACCAGCGTTGACCACAAACTCAACAGCTCCATCCCAgttatactcgttttgaaaatCAATTAGCATATCGTGGACCTCAGAGACGATCTCTGGAGAAGGTTTAGGAACATCTGGCTTCCCATATATAAACCTAACATCAACTAAAGCATTATAGGATGTGTGAAACATATACAAGAGAGGTATATAAATCAATCTCCTGACAGACATACCATCTCAGGTACAATCCAGTGCCACCTGTAACTATGGGAACACGCCCTCTACTAAGAATGTCTTTAGTAGCTTGACGCCCATCTTCGAAGAATTGCCCCACAGAGTagtctaaataaaaaaacatacaaaatgAGAACTTTCTGGATTTATGAGTATCATAAGTATTAACAAATGAGAGATGAAACAAACCTTGAGATGGATGCAAAATGTCGATCAGATGATGAGGCACCTCCTGTACAAACAATATGCATAACGTCAAGCAGTCAAAGGTATATACTTTCATACAACAACATCAGATCAAAATGAATATACATCAGAAGGATAACCTTTCTATCGGTTGCTGATGGCTTGGCTGATCCAACATCAAGGCCTTTGTACACCTGTGTGTCCAATCAAAACAAAGCaagaaccttttttttttaaaaacaccaAAGTTGTGGACTTTGATTAAAAACTTCAACTTTATCATTTCAGACACGATTGGGTCAAACAGACAAAACTCTTGAACTGAAAGTACACAGTCTTGGGTTAAGTAAAGTATTCAACTTTATGTTCAAGACCCTATGCACTCTTAGTGAGCTTAACCAGAGAGAGCATACAAGTAAAAGATTGAAGTGTGACATTGGCACCTGAACGGAGTCAGCACTGATGATTTCGCCGTTGAGACGCTTAGCTAGCTCCAGGGCGAGTTTGCTTTTACCGGCGCCGGTGGGACCAGATATCACAATCACCTTCTCCTTTTCTGAGTTTCTCTTCCCGTTCAGAGAAACAGAGCAAGTCGTGGCGGCTCCGGAGAATCTCCGGCGCAATACAAGGCACGGTGGTTGCAGTCTCGAGGAACACGTACGGGTTAAAGCTACGCCACTGTGAATAATCACCATTATAGGTGGAGTCTTCGAACGTTAAAAGGAAGCTTCAAAAACTTGAAGAAAGCTCAGAGACGGAGAGAAGAAGACAGCGAGCGAAGGATTAGAGAAGTACGGTTCGGTTAGGTTTACTGATTAAACCGAATCCAATTTATGAACCGAGCTGGATATGGTTTAGTTACATTGCGGCTCGAAACGACGGcgtttaaataatgttttatcgggtttattaatttatacatgtTACCAACAAAATGAAACATCATCACATTAGGTTATTGATCCAGGAATGAATGTTACAAGTTTTACAATAGGCAAAATtgtgattaaattttataaacaatacAATTATAGGCAAATATTCGAATTAAAATTATAGATCGTAACGTTATTCAACCTGTGATCACAAATCAACGAAAGGTCATATTGCTTTATGTTTGCATGTTATTAGTGCTAGTAGTAGGAGCACTTGAAAAAGCCCAAAGAACAAAAGCACATAAAAAGAGAACAAGAGGGATTATGTGAATAGCTCTCTCTCCATTGACAGACTTGTAACTATTGTTGTGGAGCATCAGGTCCTTCTTGGCGACGTCATAGACCGAGAGATCGTCGGGGCTTGAAGAATCCGGCAAGAGGTTAATCAGAAACTCTTCGGATGGCCGAGAACTAATCTGTAACCTCTGCATACTTGTAAACAAATAGTATACTCGGCGATGTCACCTAGTATGGTTTCGTGACAACTTTGCGGTTATGTAAGGTTCTCTATTCATCACAGTTTCAACTCTATATATAAGAGTTCAAAAGTCAAAGCGTATCCTTAGAGAATTTAAGATAGCATATTCAAATTCCCGAAGTTGTGGCTTAAGTTATGATGAATCTGATCAGTGAACTTTGCTTTCAAATATTAAAGCTGTTATTATAATTTTCTATGACAAGACTAAGATTCGCTTAGGCTTCCAAGAAGAGTtgataaaatatgaaaacaaggaaaatataataatagtatttaCCAAAGTATGTACGATCCTAATCAATATCACTTTAATATCCAGTATTAGCAGGCTAGTTAAATTTCTTATAGAATTATCCAATCTTATAGTATATCCCTACATGATATTAAAGTGATCTTGATCAGTAGAATCATACTTTggatatatataatactttgaaatgtaaaataacatgtagatgaccaaaaaaaaaagatgtagaTGATCTTAAACCAAAAGTGTGCGTGTGAAGGCACAACCACAATGCATGCATATTCCAAAAATTATACACGAACATTTACTAAACATGTATCATGTGGAAGTGTAAGTGTAgttaattctttttcttttgatcaATTAGCTTTATGAAAAAATCacatacaacaagaagttacatTGTTTGACCAATTTCTAATAATTCTATTTTCATGGATACATTACAAATCAAGATATCGAGCGTTGACAAATAAACAGCAAGGATGAACTCTTTCAAAAGTTTAAGATATGTGTGTTGTTTGGAACCTTGCAGCGAACTTGAAGGTGCACATGCGCTCTTTTTTCTTAAGTCAAAACTTGTGTTCTTATGACATTAGACTTCTTCTTTTGCAATTTTCGATTATGCTTAAACAAATATCTAGTCAGAAATATGTGCTACAccaaaaatatcaaacaaaacCTTATCTTCCCATTCCCATATATAGTATCAAAGTCCATGTGCTATCCATAAATCGATATCAAACTTTTCTTCACGGCTTTTATTGCAGGCATATCCAATCATTTTAAAACCTGTTTTGACTTTTGAAGATTCAAAGGTTCTTAGAAATCACTCTACCAATTACGATTGTACTTGAAAAAGCCAATACATGGAAGCAATTTATTTGAATAATCATCCTCAGCTCAATCTTGAGTTTGCAGTTCCTTTCTTGTGGTTAAAGCTTTCGACTAAAGTTTAATCTGAAGAAGTCAAACTGAAATACTATAAAATTAAATTGGAAGCATCTTTTGTTTGTCAGCCAACCAATGAGAAGTGATATCGTATGACTGATTTACGTTGACC comes from Brassica rapa cultivar Chiifu-401-42 chromosome A02, CAAS_Brap_v3.01, whole genome shotgun sequence and encodes:
- the LOC103851320 gene encoding tRNA dimethylallyltransferase 9; amino-acid sequence: MVIIHSGVALTRTCSSRLQPPCLVLRRRFSGAATTCSVSLNGKRNSEKEKVIVISGPTGAGKSKLALELAKRLNGEIISADSVQVYKGLDVGSAKPSATDRKEVPHHLIDILHPSQDYSVGQFFEDGRQATKDILSRGRVPIVTGGTGLYLRWFIYGKPDVPKPSPEIVSEVHDMLIDFQNEYNWDGAVEFVVNAGDQKASSLPRNDWYRLRRSLEILKSTGSPPSSFRVPYDSFRENLNSHDANNDFDENGSSADISIQNIETDLDYDFLCFFLSSPRVDLYRSIDFRCEDMLSGANGVLTEARWLLDLGLLPNTSSATRAIGYRQAMEYLSKCRRQRGVSSPGEFYGFLNKFQQASRNFAKRQMTWFRCEPMYHWLNASRPLDTILEFIYDAYEKEGETLLVVPDSLRMNKDLRNSREANALKGYRPRNRHFVGREDCSSVLEWISSEGCKSKVSCVEGTTT
- the LOC103851321 gene encoding uncharacterized protein LOC103851321, with translation MQRLQISSRPSEEFLINLLPDSSSPDDLSVYDVAKKDLMLHNNSYKSVNGERAIHIIPLVLFLCAFVLWAFSSAPTTSTNNMQT